A region of Chitinophaga horti DNA encodes the following proteins:
- a CDS encoding glycoside hydrolase family 43 protein has product MKLNVNRILLLGCLAMPFTAAKAQTGPVIAGDFADPSIIKTPQGYFATATSSEWAPHYPIYSSQDLQTWKQVGYVFDKAPEWTSGSFWAPEYYFHNNTYYLYYTARRKSDNVSCIGVATSKYPDKGFKDHGVLVDFGKEAIDAFIYNDNGQLYITFKAYGLDKRPIEILGSKLSADGLKLEGEPFSMLKDTPGIGMEGQSILKKGNYYYLFYSAGNCCGNGCSYHVRVARSATFAGPYEEYSQNPILQTHEAWKCPGHGTFAQTKEGKYMYIYHAYNEANNVFTGREGLMAELVWPADNSWPSFVSRHTESKPVDLTTSFAEKKPAGYWQWDFRNSQPVFTQKNGSLYLTGSVKEGNKTGLVLTVRPVSTNFDVTTTVANTNAALKGLAFYGDVNAAIGVGVVNDKIEYWLVKDNKRSVLATANIKAGLPIQLKLTTYDDHHGEAFYRQANGSWQQVGDKQNIGFLPQWDRSPRPGLHYQGDGKQQAVFNEFKITNKTK; this is encoded by the coding sequence ATGAAACTCAATGTGAACCGGATTTTACTTCTTGGCTGCCTGGCCATGCCCTTTACGGCCGCTAAGGCACAAACGGGCCCCGTGATTGCGGGCGACTTTGCAGACCCATCTATCATTAAAACACCCCAAGGCTATTTTGCGACCGCCACCTCGTCCGAATGGGCGCCGCACTACCCTATTTACAGCTCGCAGGACCTGCAAACCTGGAAGCAGGTAGGTTATGTGTTCGACAAGGCACCGGAATGGACATCCGGCTCATTCTGGGCACCGGAATATTACTTCCACAACAACACCTATTATCTTTATTATACCGCCCGTCGCAAGTCCGACAACGTATCCTGCATCGGCGTAGCCACTTCTAAATACCCCGACAAGGGCTTTAAAGATCATGGTGTGCTGGTGGATTTCGGCAAGGAAGCCATCGATGCTTTCATTTACAACGATAATGGTCAGCTATATATCACCTTCAAGGCTTATGGTCTTGATAAACGCCCCATCGAAATACTCGGCAGCAAGTTATCCGCCGACGGTCTGAAGTTGGAAGGAGAACCATTTTCCATGCTGAAAGACACGCCTGGCATTGGTATGGAAGGTCAGAGTATTTTGAAGAAAGGCAATTACTATTACCTGTTCTACTCCGCCGGCAACTGCTGCGGCAATGGTTGCAGCTACCACGTGCGCGTGGCGAGGTCGGCTACATTCGCCGGCCCGTATGAAGAGTACAGCCAAAACCCCATCCTGCAAACCCATGAAGCCTGGAAATGCCCGGGACACGGCACCTTTGCACAAACAAAGGAAGGTAAGTACATGTACATCTATCATGCTTATAACGAAGCCAATAACGTGTTTACCGGCCGCGAAGGCCTGATGGCGGAGCTGGTATGGCCGGCAGACAACAGCTGGCCTTCTTTCGTAAGCCGTCATACCGAAAGCAAACCGGTCGACCTTACTACTTCCTTTGCCGAAAAGAAACCTGCCGGCTACTGGCAATGGGACTTCCGCAACTCACAGCCCGTGTTTACGCAAAAGAACGGAAGCCTGTACCTTACAGGCAGCGTGAAGGAAGGTAATAAAACAGGGCTTGTACTGACAGTGCGCCCCGTCAGCACAAACTTCGATGTTACCACCACTGTTGCAAATACCAATGCAGCCTTGAAGGGACTCGCTTTTTATGGCGATGTGAATGCAGCCATTGGTGTGGGTGTGGTGAATGATAAGATTGAATACTGGCTGGTGAAAGACAACAAACGTTCTGTACTGGCCACTGCGAACATCAAAGCGGGCTTACCCATCCAACTGAAATTAACCACGTATGACGACCATCATGGCGAAGCCTTTTACCGCCAGGCAAACGGCAGCTGGCAGCAGGTAGGCGATAAACAAAACATCGGCTTCCTGCCCCAGTGGGATCGCAGTCCGCGCCCGGGCCTTCATTACCAGGGCGATGGTAAACAGCAGGCTGTGTTTAATGAATTTAAGATCACGAACAAAACGAAGTAA
- a CDS encoding PKD domain-containing protein, which translates to MPSLQKSASPWLPGFVVVLSIISLWLTPVTGLAQAPTITSFSPTTVCQGRNVTITGTDFTNVTGVEVNGLPAGFSVTNAGEIVATVNENATSGPIRIVTNQGTVVSGTQLTVIPSPKPNLNDNSGQGFSSCTGTATYTLQVSNASQVTGTGNQYTIDWGDGTAAFTATDWASGAQQSHTYNAQGYFNIRVTITPANGCTVTRNIQFYNGSNPLASFTTTASTTGLCAPAPVEFKIGNWTLNSPGTRYEIDFGDNTPRLVLNHPLNATNTDYIFSHIYNTTSCPGAADFTATLRAINGCFTTTYTLNQIIIRRKPVANFTFTPAQPCVTNQVCFNNTTVAGYMGNNCNSTTTYTWDFGDGTTSNALNPPCHTYAAAGTYNVTLTAGNTGCGTDAITRQIVVLPQSPPPTVTPLVYCQGATPAQLTATGINLRWYTSSSGGTGSVVAPTPGTNTAGTSTYYVTQTLPNQCESVRVPLTVTVNPLPPAPTVTTPVLLCLNQAATPLTATGSNLLWYDVANGGTGSATAPTPSTAATGSTNYWVSQTVNGCEGPRRMITVTVSPLPVAPVVTSPIIYCQFAPAVPLTAPGAGLLWYTTAVGGTGSTTAPTPSTATPGTTTWYVSQATGCGESPRAAIDVVVNPAPNASIAYTPNLLCNVDNSPAGTNPPVPVTFNGTTGGVFSISPGGMAITAAGSITPANATPGTYTITYSIPAGGGCPVYNTSATVTVNGTPTATISYPDLCTSGTPTAVTRTGSGGGTFSASPVGLTINAVTGVITPASSTPGTYTVTYDIAAAAPCPGYTATATLTVTAAPTATISYPANQLCNAGGAPVAVTQSGTGGGIYSVTPATGLTVDATTGQITPAGATAGVYTISYTAPGSGACAPVVATTNITVNGAPAATISYPAICSNDPLTPVVLTGSAGGTFSATPGISINATTGAINPAASAAGTYTVTYDIAAAGPCPGLTTTTTVNITTAPTATISYTPATLCNVANTPATPNAPVPVNRTGTPGGTFDVVPATGLPVNAVSGEINPAGATPGTYTIRYTAPGTGGCANYIATATVTVTGAPTATINYAGSPYCGNITMPQAVTITGTTGGVYSAAPGLSINPATGAINPAASTPGTYTVTYNIAASAPCPGFTTAATVQIVESPVISFPSPDQAICSGGSATYTPTSTVPGTTYTWTLAAPLPAGVNGTIAATANTSSATLTFTNTGTANQTITIRVTPTNPSPIACNGAPVNITLLVRPVVPAPVTTNASYCMDVPPQTLQVTPLPGMNIRWFDRNQAPLAAAPVINTAISGTSTFYVSHLTADNCESARSRIDAVVHPTLNIIGSAYVNPTSCGVPSGTITLDVRDLSNNLTPNLPVTVHYNKFGLPYSYSGTTNAAGMIVIPLTAGTYSNFRVETSGGCISRPLPDVFILRDPSPPAAPVAGYNPPVCSGAPLRLTALTATSEQAGPIEYVWAGPAFGPYADTVRNSVVIFPEATLAHAGTYVVYAMQNNCISLPANFQVAVNQAPAKPVVVTRSPLCVGEALTLQAFSSIPGNLALTYEWRGPATGFPVRAANAVINRVTLQDAGIYTITVTSPQTGCSTSTDTTIRIGDYPVVAFAQDTLTLPTGYRLQLEPQITNGAAPGVLPIAQYKWTPMQDLECNDAVCAMPVAVVKNNVCYNVQVTNVYGCSASDDICIRTFCDNSQVFIPNAFAPNGNVPENRVLMVRASGINAIKSFRVFNRWGQLMYERTNFPPNSAQFGWDGMIKGRKADVGVYVYTVEVVCENGVPYSYKGNVTLF; encoded by the coding sequence ATGCCGTCTTTGCAAAAGAGCGCTTCCCCGTGGCTGCCTGGATTTGTTGTTGTGCTGTCGATCATCAGTTTATGGCTGACACCTGTTACAGGCCTTGCCCAGGCTCCAACCATCACCTCATTTTCCCCGACTACCGTTTGCCAGGGAAGGAATGTTACTATTACCGGAACTGATTTCACGAACGTAACGGGCGTGGAAGTGAACGGTTTGCCTGCAGGCTTTTCTGTAACCAATGCCGGGGAGATCGTGGCTACGGTGAACGAGAACGCGACGTCTGGTCCGATAAGAATCGTCACGAATCAAGGTACGGTGGTAAGCGGAACGCAGCTAACCGTGATTCCCAGTCCTAAACCAAACCTTAACGACAACAGCGGCCAGGGCTTCTCCAGCTGTACGGGCACGGCTACTTATACATTACAGGTATCCAACGCGTCGCAGGTAACCGGCACAGGCAACCAGTATACGATTGACTGGGGCGACGGTACGGCGGCGTTTACAGCGACAGACTGGGCATCGGGGGCGCAGCAATCGCATACTTATAATGCGCAGGGGTACTTTAACATCCGGGTGACCATTACGCCGGCGAATGGGTGTACCGTAACGAGGAACATTCAGTTCTACAACGGTTCTAACCCGCTGGCCAGCTTTACGACCACAGCTTCTACGACTGGTCTTTGTGCGCCGGCACCGGTGGAGTTCAAAATTGGCAACTGGACGTTGAACTCGCCCGGTACGCGGTATGAAATCGACTTTGGAGATAACACCCCGCGCCTGGTACTGAACCATCCGTTAAATGCTACCAATACGGACTATATTTTCTCGCACATTTATAATACCACCTCTTGTCCGGGTGCGGCGGATTTTACCGCTACGCTACGGGCGATCAACGGGTGTTTTACGACGACCTATACGCTAAACCAAATTATCATACGCAGGAAACCGGTGGCGAATTTCACCTTTACACCTGCACAGCCTTGCGTCACGAACCAGGTATGTTTCAACAATACAACCGTTGCCGGATACATGGGCAACAACTGTAACAGCACCACCACCTACACCTGGGATTTTGGTGACGGTACCACCTCTAATGCTTTGAATCCGCCCTGCCACACCTATGCGGCCGCCGGTACTTATAACGTCACCTTAACAGCAGGCAATACGGGTTGTGGTACTGATGCGATCACAAGGCAGATCGTTGTCTTGCCCCAATCACCACCGCCAACCGTTACGCCGTTAGTTTATTGCCAGGGCGCGACGCCGGCACAACTAACGGCGACGGGCATTAACCTTCGTTGGTACACTTCATCCAGCGGCGGTACAGGCAGCGTTGTAGCACCAACGCCCGGGACGAATACTGCAGGCACCAGTACCTACTACGTTACGCAAACACTACCTAATCAATGCGAAAGCGTACGGGTACCACTAACCGTAACAGTCAATCCTTTGCCTCCGGCGCCTACCGTTACAACGCCGGTTTTACTTTGCTTAAACCAGGCGGCCACGCCATTAACAGCGACGGGAAGCAACCTGCTCTGGTATGATGTTGCTAATGGTGGTACGGGAAGCGCCACCGCTCCTACACCGTCAACTGCGGCGACAGGCAGCACTAACTACTGGGTTAGTCAGACCGTTAACGGCTGCGAAGGGCCCAGGAGGATGATTACGGTAACGGTTAGTCCTTTACCGGTAGCACCGGTGGTAACGTCGCCCATTATTTACTGCCAGTTCGCTCCGGCGGTGCCCCTAACCGCGCCGGGTGCAGGCTTACTATGGTATACGACTGCTGTCGGCGGCACGGGTAGTACGACTGCGCCAACACCTTCTACCGCTACACCGGGCACTACTACCTGGTATGTAAGCCAGGCGACAGGCTGCGGGGAGAGTCCGCGTGCGGCCATCGACGTTGTAGTGAACCCGGCGCCGAATGCAAGTATTGCTTATACCCCTAACCTGCTTTGTAATGTTGATAATAGTCCGGCTGGCACCAATCCGCCTGTACCTGTAACATTCAACGGCACTACCGGCGGCGTGTTCAGTATTAGTCCGGGGGGTATGGCGATTACCGCCGCCGGTTCAATTACCCCGGCAAATGCGACACCCGGCACATATACGATCACTTACAGCATACCTGCGGGAGGTGGCTGCCCGGTATATAATACTTCAGCGACCGTTACGGTTAACGGAACGCCTACTGCTACGATCAGCTATCCTGACCTTTGCACATCCGGCACGCCTACCGCTGTAACACGTACAGGGTCTGGTGGCGGAACGTTTAGTGCATCTCCTGTTGGACTTACCATTAACGCAGTCACCGGTGTGATTACACCTGCGAGCAGTACGCCGGGCACGTACACTGTTACTTACGATATTGCGGCTGCGGCCCCGTGTCCTGGTTACACGGCTACGGCAACATTAACCGTTACGGCCGCGCCGACTGCGACGATCAGTTATCCCGCGAACCAACTTTGTAATGCAGGCGGTGCGCCGGTAGCAGTTACACAATCCGGTACAGGCGGCGGTATCTATTCCGTTACACCCGCTACCGGTCTTACAGTAGATGCAACTACAGGACAGATTACACCTGCAGGTGCGACAGCCGGAGTGTATACGATCAGTTACACGGCTCCCGGCAGCGGGGCCTGTGCACCTGTTGTGGCCACGACCAATATCACTGTGAACGGCGCGCCTGCGGCTACGATCAGTTATCCGGCCATCTGTTCGAATGATCCGCTTACGCCTGTTGTGCTGACAGGCAGTGCCGGCGGCACGTTCAGCGCAACACCTGGCATATCCATCAATGCTACTACCGGTGCTATTAACCCTGCGGCAAGTGCTGCGGGTACTTACACCGTTACCTACGATATTGCGGCGGCGGGCCCTTGTCCGGGTTTAACGACCACAACGACAGTTAACATCACCACCGCACCTACAGCTACGATTAGTTATACACCTGCCACCTTGTGTAATGTGGCCAATACACCCGCAACACCTAATGCCCCCGTACCCGTCAACCGCACCGGCACGCCGGGCGGCACTTTCGATGTGGTACCTGCGACCGGACTGCCGGTGAACGCCGTCAGCGGAGAGATCAATCCGGCAGGCGCAACGCCCGGCACGTACACGATCCGTTATACGGCGCCAGGTACAGGTGGTTGTGCTAATTATATAGCTACCGCAACGGTAACCGTTACCGGTGCGCCCACCGCTACGATCAACTACGCGGGTTCACCTTATTGCGGGAATATTACTATGCCGCAGGCGGTGACAATTACGGGCACAACGGGCGGAGTCTATTCCGCGGCACCGGGATTATCTATCAATCCGGCTACCGGCGCAATTAATCCGGCGGCCAGTACACCGGGCACTTACACCGTTACATACAATATTGCCGCCAGTGCCCCCTGTCCTGGCTTTACAACAGCGGCTACTGTGCAGATCGTGGAAAGTCCGGTTATCAGCTTCCCGTCACCGGACCAGGCCATTTGTTCAGGCGGCAGCGCGACTTATACGCCAACATCTACCGTGCCCGGCACCACTTACACCTGGACGCTGGCGGCACCATTGCCTGCCGGTGTGAACGGAACGATCGCCGCAACAGCCAACACATCTTCCGCTACTTTAACATTCACGAATACAGGCACCGCGAACCAGACGATCACCATAAGGGTTACACCAACGAACCCGTCCCCCATCGCCTGTAACGGTGCTCCAGTTAATATTACGTTGCTCGTACGGCCAGTAGTACCCGCACCGGTTACAACCAACGCCAGCTATTGTATGGACGTGCCGCCGCAAACCTTGCAGGTAACGCCGCTACCAGGTATGAACATACGCTGGTTCGATCGCAACCAGGCGCCGCTCGCCGCTGCACCTGTAATTAACACGGCCATTTCAGGCACCAGTACTTTCTATGTAAGCCATCTGACCGCCGATAATTGTGAAAGTGCGAGGAGCCGCATCGACGCAGTAGTACATCCAACCCTGAACATCATTGGCTCGGCATATGTAAATCCAACTTCCTGCGGCGTACCATCGGGAACGATTACACTGGATGTGCGCGATCTGAGCAACAACTTAACGCCTAACCTGCCGGTGACCGTACATTACAACAAGTTCGGGCTGCCATACTCCTACAGCGGTACGACCAACGCTGCCGGCATGATCGTGATCCCTCTTACCGCCGGCACTTACAGCAACTTTAGGGTAGAGACAAGTGGCGGCTGTATCTCTCGGCCATTGCCCGATGTGTTCATCCTACGCGATCCATCTCCCCCAGCTGCGCCGGTAGCGGGTTACAATCCACCCGTGTGCAGCGGCGCGCCGTTACGTTTAACCGCGCTTACCGCTACCAGCGAACAGGCAGGGCCTATCGAATACGTGTGGGCCGGACCAGCATTCGGGCCTTATGCCGATACGGTACGGAACTCCGTCGTCATCTTCCCGGAAGCCACCCTGGCACATGCCGGTACTTACGTGGTATATGCGATGCAGAACAACTGCATCTCCTTACCGGCAAACTTCCAGGTAGCGGTTAACCAGGCGCCTGCTAAACCGGTAGTGGTAACCAGATCGCCATTGTGTGTGGGCGAGGCGCTTACCTTACAGGCGTTCAGTTCTATTCCCGGTAACCTGGCGCTCACGTACGAATGGCGCGGACCTGCGACGGGCTTTCCGGTGCGGGCGGCCAATGCGGTGATCAACCGTGTTACTTTGCAGGATGCAGGTATTTATACGATTACGGTCACGTCGCCACAAACGGGTTGCAGCACCTCCACCGATACAACGATCAGGATAGGCGACTACCCGGTAGTGGCTTTTGCGCAGGATACACTCACATTGCCAACCGGTTATCGCCTGCAACTGGAGCCGCAGATCACCAATGGTGCCGCTCCGGGTGTGTTGCCCATTGCGCAATACAAATGGACGCCGATGCAGGACCTCGAATGTAATGACGCCGTTTGCGCTATGCCGGTGGCAGTGGTGAAAAACAATGTGTGCTATAACGTACAGGTCACGAACGTATACGGCTGTAGCGCCAGCGACGATATCTGCATCAGAACGTTCTGTGATAATTCGCAGGTGTTTATACCGAACGCCTTTGCGCCTAACGGCAATGTACCAGAGAACCGGGTGCTGATGGTGCGGGCATCAGGTATCAACGCCATCAAATCGTTCCGCGTATTTAACCGCTGGGGACAACTGATGTACGAGCGAACGAACTTCCCGCCCAACAGCGCACAATTTGGCTGGGACGGCATGATCAAGGGTCGCAAAGCGGATGTAGGTGTGTATGTGTATACGGTAGAAGTGGTATGCGAAAACGGTGTACCATATTCGTACAAGGGTAATGTTACACTATTCTAA
- a CDS encoding glycoside hydrolase family 43 protein: MKRLSTLLLMLTLGSTYAFGQQATYQNPLKVQFGDPYVMHVKGDKYYMYGTGGGAKNGFSAYSSTDMINWKNEGQVFYAANKNGWSDSTAAWDGAYWAPEVYAYKGKFYMFYSAQWKNNPTKELENFRVGVAVADKPTGPFIDLYTRPVFDPGYPIIDANVFFDTNGKIYLYYSRCCYKHAVESEVATWAKQKGWYDKIEESWVYGVELKPDFSGVISEPVMLLRPPVKMDDKQAEWESRSVTSKEVNRRWTEGSVAFKKGNTYYMMYSANYFGGKNYAVGYATAKSPLGPFTKASNNPVLQKNVEQGGVVTGTGHNSITYSPNGKEMFCVYHARTTATGDERVVFIDRMKIQKDGKLVVEGPTTKAQAAPARK; encoded by the coding sequence ATGAAACGTTTAAGTACACTACTCTTGATGTTGACCCTCGGTTCCACGTATGCATTCGGGCAACAGGCCACCTATCAGAACCCACTGAAAGTACAGTTCGGGGATCCTTATGTGATGCATGTAAAGGGCGATAAGTATTACATGTACGGCACCGGCGGCGGCGCCAAAAATGGCTTTTCCGCCTACTCTTCCACTGACATGATCAACTGGAAAAACGAAGGCCAGGTATTTTACGCCGCCAACAAAAACGGCTGGAGCGATTCCACCGCTGCCTGGGACGGCGCTTACTGGGCACCGGAAGTATACGCCTATAAAGGCAAATTCTATATGTTTTACAGCGCGCAGTGGAAAAACAACCCGACCAAAGAGCTCGAAAATTTCCGTGTAGGCGTGGCTGTTGCCGACAAACCAACCGGCCCGTTCATCGACCTGTATACCCGTCCCGTTTTTGATCCCGGCTACCCGATCATTGACGCGAACGTGTTTTTTGACACCAACGGCAAGATCTACCTCTACTATTCACGCTGCTGCTACAAACATGCCGTAGAAAGCGAAGTGGCCACCTGGGCAAAACAGAAAGGCTGGTACGATAAGATCGAAGAGAGCTGGGTATATGGCGTAGAACTGAAACCCGACTTTAGCGGCGTAATCAGCGAACCCGTGATGTTGCTTCGTCCGCCCGTTAAAATGGATGACAAACAAGCCGAATGGGAAAGCCGTTCCGTTACCTCGAAAGAAGTGAACCGCAGGTGGACGGAAGGTTCTGTCGCCTTCAAAAAAGGCAACACCTATTACATGATGTATTCCGCCAACTACTTTGGTGGTAAGAACTATGCGGTGGGTTATGCAACTGCCAAGAGTCCGCTGGGGCCTTTTACCAAAGCGAGCAACAACCCTGTTTTGCAGAAGAACGTAGAGCAGGGCGGCGTGGTAACCGGCACTGGCCATAACAGCATTACCTACTCCCCTAACGGGAAGGAAATGTTTTGTGTGTACCATGCACGTACTACCGCGACCGGCGACGAGCGTGTGGTATTTATCGATCGTATGAAGATTCAGAAAGACGGGAAGCTGGTTGTGGAAGGACCTACTACCAAGGCACAGGCGGCACCGGCGAGGAAATAA
- a CDS encoding PQQ-dependent sugar dehydrogenase, whose amino-acid sequence MKLFRYLAPAMLITAFHVAKAQDASKPDENRFTKVVLQPKLEEPMQFQVLEDGKVLYAERKGKIKLYNPATAKMQVIAEFNVSREYVSKKGERSEGEDGLQGVILDPNYAKNHWIYVYYSPKAVSVNRLSRFTWLGGKLNMATEKVILDVPVQREECCHVGGGMVFDKAANLYLSTGDNTFSRSSDGFTPIDERPGEGPRDAQKSSSNTNDLRGKILRIHPEPDGSYTIPEDNLFPKGTDKTRPEIYTMGNRNPWRLTIDSKTGWLFWGEVGPDGSNPSDLRGPRSYDEFNMAKRAGNYGWPYFNGKEAYRDYDFATKQSGEWWDAKQPVNNSPNNTGLINLPPAENPLIWYPYAASEEFPDMGSGGRSAVGGPIFYRSDFKKDAKNLFPAYYEGKWLITDWVRGWLMAVTLDDDGKLVSMERFLPNLVLRGPIDMKFGPDGALYILEYGNGYFKDNPEAELIKIEYNGGNRKPAVQVAANITAGALPLKIQLSSNGTTDADGDSLRYDWKITKNGVVVQSFKTPNPELSLTAGGVYKANLTVTDPAGAKNSKSVEIAAGNALPQVDIKLTQGNSSFFFPGNIVKYAVSVSDKEDGSLVNKRILPAQVSVSINYLSEGYDMTVVAQNQQRFDASAEHAAAKAMLKKTDCNACHALNAVSLGPSFMQISQKYKADKAAVAKLTKKVINGGSGVWGDAMMPAHSTMSTEQVNTLVKYILSVSDKKPVQKNLPVTGSYTTTEKPGQTNKGSYIFRAAYKDRGANLAPAQWGESILVLRHPNRPVAEADSTRGLEYARNKTVAIVKEAASWILLKQTDITDLKSITVNGTDYAGPGAFEIRLGSPDGKVIGNGADGANNVTATLEPTTGKHDVYLVFGKRDARITSVTVNNK is encoded by the coding sequence ATGAAACTATTCAGATACCTGGCGCCCGCCATGCTGATAACCGCTTTCCACGTAGCAAAAGCCCAGGATGCCTCCAAACCGGATGAGAACCGTTTTACCAAGGTGGTACTGCAACCCAAACTGGAAGAACCCATGCAGTTCCAGGTGCTGGAAGATGGCAAGGTGCTGTATGCCGAACGCAAAGGTAAAATCAAGTTATACAATCCTGCCACGGCCAAAATGCAGGTGATCGCGGAATTTAATGTAAGCCGCGAATATGTGAGCAAAAAGGGCGAACGCTCCGAGGGCGAGGACGGCCTGCAAGGCGTAATCCTCGACCCGAACTACGCAAAGAACCATTGGATATACGTTTACTATTCTCCCAAAGCGGTGTCAGTCAACCGCCTGTCCCGCTTCACCTGGCTCGGTGGCAAGCTGAATATGGCTACCGAAAAGGTGATACTGGACGTACCGGTGCAGCGTGAGGAGTGCTGCCACGTAGGCGGCGGTATGGTGTTCGACAAAGCCGCTAACCTATACCTGAGCACGGGTGATAATACGTTTTCCCGCTCTTCCGACGGTTTTACGCCGATCGACGAGCGTCCTGGCGAGGGCCCCAGGGATGCACAGAAGTCGTCCAGCAATACGAATGACCTGCGCGGAAAGATTCTGCGCATCCACCCGGAACCAGATGGCAGCTACACGATCCCGGAAGATAACCTGTTCCCGAAGGGCACGGATAAAACGCGTCCTGAGATTTATACCATGGGCAACCGCAACCCATGGCGCCTCACGATCGACAGCAAAACGGGCTGGCTGTTCTGGGGTGAAGTGGGGCCGGACGGTTCAAACCCTTCTGACCTGCGCGGACCACGTTCGTACGATGAGTTTAACATGGCCAAACGGGCAGGTAACTATGGCTGGCCGTACTTTAATGGCAAAGAAGCTTACCGCGATTATGATTTCGCGACGAAACAATCCGGCGAATGGTGGGATGCAAAACAACCCGTGAACAACTCTCCGAATAACACAGGACTGATCAACTTACCACCTGCCGAAAATCCGCTGATCTGGTACCCGTATGCGGCCAGTGAAGAGTTTCCGGACATGGGCAGTGGCGGACGCAGTGCCGTGGGCGGACCAATCTTCTACCGCTCCGATTTTAAGAAGGATGCTAAAAACCTGTTCCCCGCTTATTATGAAGGCAAATGGCTGATTACCGACTGGGTACGCGGCTGGCTGATGGCCGTTACGCTCGACGACGACGGCAAACTGGTTTCCATGGAACGTTTCCTGCCTAACCTTGTACTGCGCGGCCCCATCGACATGAAGTTTGGTCCGGATGGCGCGTTGTACATCCTCGAATACGGTAACGGTTACTTCAAAGACAATCCGGAAGCAGAACTTATCAAAATAGAATATAATGGCGGCAACCGCAAACCCGCGGTGCAGGTGGCTGCGAACATAACTGCCGGTGCTCTGCCATTGAAAATACAGTTATCATCCAACGGTACTACCGACGCCGATGGCGACAGCCTCCGTTACGACTGGAAAATCACGAAGAACGGCGTGGTCGTTCAGTCTTTCAAAACACCCAACCCGGAATTGTCGCTGACAGCCGGCGGTGTATATAAAGCAAATTTGACCGTGACCGATCCTGCTGGTGCCAAAAACAGTAAGTCGGTGGAAATTGCCGCCGGTAACGCATTGCCGCAGGTCGATATCAAACTGACGCAAGGGAATAGCAGCTTCTTTTTCCCGGGCAATATCGTGAAGTACGCAGTAAGTGTGTCCGACAAAGAAGACGGCAGCCTGGTGAATAAACGCATTTTGCCCGCACAGGTATCGGTATCTATTAATTATCTTTCTGAAGGATACGATATGACGGTAGTTGCCCAAAACCAGCAACGGTTCGATGCTTCGGCCGAACATGCTGCCGCAAAGGCAATGCTGAAGAAGACTGACTGTAACGCCTGTCACGCCCTGAACGCCGTTTCCCTCGGCCCCTCTTTCATGCAGATCTCGCAAAAGTATAAAGCAGATAAAGCAGCCGTGGCGAAGCTGACGAAGAAGGTCATCAACGGCGGATCCGGTGTGTGGGGCGATGCGATGATGCCTGCGCACTCTACGATGAGTACCGAACAGGTGAACACACTCGTGAAATACATCCTGAGTGTAAGTGATAAAAAACCGGTACAGAAAAACCTGCCGGTAACAGGCAGTTATACAACTACCGAGAAACCTGGTCAAACGAATAAGGGGTCTTACATTTTCAGGGCTGCTTATAAGGACAGGGGCGCTAACCTCGCTCCGGCGCAATGGGGCGAAAGCATCCTGGTGTTAAGGCACCCGAACCGCCCGGTAGCAGAGGCCGACAGCACCCGTGGACTGGAATACGCGCGTAACAAAACGGTCGCCATCGTAAAAGAGGCTGCTTCCTGGATACTCTTAAAACAGACAGACATCACCGACCTGAAAAGCATTACTGTAAATGGCACCGATTATGCCGGTCCGGGTGCTTTCGAGATCAGGCTTGGGTCGCCGGACGGTAAAGTGATCGGGAACGGGGCAGATGGGGCGAATAATGTAACGGCCACGCTCGAACCGACTACCGGTAAACACGATGTGTACCTGGTGTTCGGGAAACGTGATGCGCGAATTACATCGGTCACCGTCAATAACAAATAA